The Trueperaceae bacterium genome includes a window with the following:
- a CDS encoding permease-like cell division protein FtsX yields MYALAQAMRAIRANWVASVSTITTMTLSLTMLATLSLASANLSQVLANLQGELEVAVYLAPEANDEQLVGTVRAWPEVEQVEYVPADRALAELVAELPALSRAASFVENPLPDTMLVRLLDPALTRTVRFRLEQLPGVDEVDDASEAVDTFLAVYDALRVGGSILVVVLLSAALFAIVNSIRAAITARRDEIDVMRLVGASRGFIRGPFLIEGVLLGLISATVSLGLVIPGYQFGVARLSEQFTFVPFVRDPALLGWIAGALAALAVLVGFVGSAIGLSQFLRERQ; encoded by the coding sequence ATGTACGCGCTGGCGCAGGCCATGCGCGCCATCCGGGCCAACTGGGTGGCGAGCGTCTCCACCATCACCACGATGACGCTCTCCCTCACGATGTTGGCCACGCTCAGCCTGGCCAGCGCCAACCTCAGCCAGGTGCTGGCGAACCTGCAGGGGGAGCTCGAGGTGGCGGTGTACCTCGCACCCGAGGCCAACGACGAGCAGCTCGTAGGGACGGTGCGGGCCTGGCCGGAGGTCGAGCAGGTCGAGTACGTGCCCGCCGACCGGGCGCTGGCCGAGCTCGTCGCCGAGCTCCCGGCGCTCTCGCGGGCCGCCTCGTTCGTCGAGAACCCCCTGCCCGACACGATGCTCGTGCGGCTCCTCGACCCGGCCCTGACGCGGACCGTGCGCTTCCGGCTCGAGCAGCTCCCCGGCGTCGACGAGGTGGACGACGCCAGCGAGGCCGTCGACACCTTCCTCGCCGTCTACGACGCCCTGCGCGTGGGCGGCTCGATCCTCGTGGTCGTGCTCCTCTCCGCCGCGCTCTTCGCGATCGTGAACTCGATACGCGCGGCCATCACCGCCCGCCGCGACGAGATCGACGTGATGCGCCTGGTGGGCGCCAGCCGCGGCTTCATACGCGGCCCCTTCCTCATCGAGGGCGTCCTCCTCGGCCTCATCAGCGCGACGGTCTCGCTCGGCCTGGTGATACCGGGCTACCAGTTCGGCGTCGCGCGCCTCTCGGAGCAGTTCACGTTCGTGCCGTTCGTGCGCGACCCGGCCCTGCTCGGCTGGATCGCCGGCGCGCTGGCGGCGCTGGCCGTGCTCGTCGGCTTCGTGGGCAGCGCCATAGGCCTCTCGCAGTTCCTGCGGGAACGGCAGTGA
- a CDS encoding adenylate/guanylate cyclase domain-containing protein, with amino-acid sequence MTCTTCGNHNPEGNRYCGMCGSPLARQLTGRERRRVSVVFVDLVAFSSMTRGLDPEEVRDLADRVLTAVAGVIEDFDGYVDSFKGDGLIALFGAPHSHPDDPQRAVLAAAKALETIEEIGRSRGHELAGRAGVNTGIVIAGAIGSGKVRSYTVMGSAVNLAARLEEAASPGEVWVGPETYEATRHRLFYEPTGEIELNGFPSVREAYRLVAPPSQPDVDPFAHLAFVGRHEEMLRLTAALDTVAATGQAAELWVAGEAGRGKTRLMREFVSRIKDRAVTLWLELTPASEFSWEPLAEQVFGLAPGLEEHAAILQAQAVLDAVMPGDTRAHRAVLGSLNLAPLQTWTRLERRRVDRTSLAWRDLLARLPGRQGRPPALVLVVEGEPRDKQLLQFLDLLRNAAAPVLVLRSSRARTLPEGADAIHLPPLSFEESLHLLGEVVSPALRVAADSLVRQVGGVPAYVLELGRALSITQEESFSGSLASLLQSRLDMLDLRPRRLLAQAALVGEKCWEGLLRELAGGVDAADIRVLVNENLLVKQPGSLIPDQVEYRFQSELLRNAVLRMVPYGDRPLLHLRIATWLELHAPLALASLTAEHFEKGGSPDSAFDHYLTAAEHALSQGDFETCFALYERTLAQKVPAVTLAQGALAYLQAATLQGDPERVAEARVRAERAVAACPEDARRDLEPLLDQLKEAPATSTLG; translated from the coding sequence TTGACCTGCACTACCTGCGGCAACCACAACCCAGAGGGCAACCGCTACTGCGGTATGTGCGGGAGCCCTCTCGCGCGCCAGCTCACCGGCCGCGAGCGCCGCAGGGTCAGCGTCGTGTTCGTCGACCTCGTCGCGTTCAGCTCGATGACGCGGGGCCTCGACCCCGAGGAGGTGCGCGACCTCGCCGACAGGGTGCTCACGGCCGTCGCCGGCGTCATCGAGGACTTCGACGGCTACGTGGACTCGTTCAAGGGCGACGGCCTCATAGCGCTCTTCGGCGCGCCGCACTCGCACCCCGACGACCCGCAGCGCGCCGTTCTGGCCGCCGCCAAGGCTCTCGAGACCATCGAGGAGATCGGGCGCTCCCGCGGGCACGAGCTCGCGGGTCGGGCCGGCGTGAACACGGGCATCGTGATCGCCGGCGCCATCGGGTCGGGCAAGGTGCGCAGCTACACCGTCATGGGCAGCGCCGTGAACCTCGCCGCGCGCCTCGAGGAGGCCGCCAGCCCGGGCGAGGTGTGGGTCGGACCCGAGACCTACGAGGCGACCCGCCACCGCCTCTTCTACGAGCCCACGGGCGAGATCGAGCTCAACGGCTTCCCCTCGGTGCGCGAGGCCTACAGGCTCGTCGCGCCGCCATCGCAGCCCGACGTCGACCCGTTCGCGCACCTGGCCTTCGTCGGGCGCCACGAGGAGATGCTGCGCCTCACGGCCGCCCTCGACACCGTGGCGGCCACCGGCCAGGCCGCCGAGCTGTGGGTCGCGGGCGAGGCCGGACGCGGCAAGACCAGGCTCATGCGCGAGTTCGTCTCGCGCATCAAGGACAGGGCCGTGACGCTGTGGCTCGAGCTCACGCCCGCCTCGGAGTTCTCCTGGGAGCCGCTGGCCGAGCAGGTCTTCGGCCTCGCGCCCGGCCTCGAGGAGCACGCGGCGATCCTGCAGGCGCAGGCGGTCCTCGACGCCGTGATGCCGGGCGACACCAGGGCGCACCGCGCCGTGCTCGGCAGCCTGAACCTGGCGCCGCTGCAGACCTGGACCCGCCTGGAGCGCCGCCGCGTCGACCGCACCAGCCTCGCCTGGCGCGACCTGCTCGCCCGCCTGCCGGGCCGGCAGGGGCGCCCTCCCGCCCTCGTGCTCGTCGTCGAGGGCGAGCCGCGCGACAAGCAGCTCCTGCAGTTCCTCGACCTGCTGAGGAACGCCGCCGCGCCGGTCCTGGTGCTGCGCTCGAGCCGCGCGCGCACGCTGCCGGAGGGCGCCGACGCGATCCACCTGCCGCCCCTGTCGTTCGAGGAGAGCCTGCACCTGCTCGGCGAGGTCGTCAGCCCCGCCCTGCGCGTGGCGGCCGACAGCCTCGTGCGCCAGGTGGGCGGCGTGCCCGCCTACGTCCTCGAGCTCGGCCGCGCGCTGTCGATCACGCAGGAGGAGTCGTTCTCGGGCTCGCTGGCGTCGCTGCTGCAGTCGCGCCTCGACATGCTCGACCTGCGCCCGCGGCGCCTGCTGGCGCAGGCCGCCCTGGTGGGCGAGAAGTGCTGGGAGGGGCTGCTCAGGGAGCTCGCCGGCGGCGTCGACGCCGCCGACATCAGGGTGCTGGTGAACGAGAACCTGCTCGTGAAGCAGCCGGGCTCGCTGATCCCCGATCAGGTGGAGTACCGCTTCCAGAGCGAGCTCCTGCGCAACGCCGTGCTGCGCATGGTGCCCTACGGGGACAGGCCGCTCCTGCACCTGCGCATCGCCACGTGGCTGGAGCTCCACGCGCCGCTGGCGCTCGCCTCGCTCACCGCCGAGCACTTCGAGAAGGGCGGCTCGCCCGACTCCGCCTTCGACCACTACCTGACCGCGGCCGAGCACGCGCTCTCCCAAGGCGACTTCGAGACCTGCTTCGCGCTCTACGAGCGCACGCTGGCCCAGAAGGTGCCGGCCGTGACGCTGGCGCAAGGTGCGCTGGCCTACCTCCAGGCGGCGACGCTGCAGGGCGACCCCGAGAGGGTGGCCGAGGCGCGCGTCCGCGCCGAGCGCGCCGTGGCGGCCTGCCCCGAGGACGCCAGGCGCGACCTCGAGCCGCTCCTGGATCAGCTCAAGGAGGCCCCCGCCACGTCGACGCTGGGCTGA
- a CDS encoding glucose 1-dehydrogenase: MARLEGKVALVTGGASGIGRAVVEAYAREGAKVAVVDLTEESGRETVASVTAAGGEAVFVRADVSRPEDNERMVRETVERFGALHVACNNAGIGGEVNPVADYSVEGWQKIIAVNLSSVFYAMKHEIPAMLAAGGGAIVNMASILGAVGWATSAGYVAAKHGVLGLTKSAALEYASKGVRVNAIGPAFIRTPLIAALEDDKAAHDMLVSLHPIGRLGEPEEVASLAVFLASDEASFVHGAYFPVDGGYLAR; this comes from the coding sequence ATGGCACGCCTGGAGGGCAAGGTCGCGCTGGTCACCGGCGGCGCGTCTGGCATCGGTCGGGCCGTGGTGGAGGCCTACGCCAGGGAGGGCGCCAAGGTCGCCGTCGTCGACCTCACGGAGGAGAGCGGGCGCGAGACCGTGGCGTCCGTGACGGCCGCCGGCGGCGAGGCGGTCTTCGTGCGGGCCGACGTGTCGCGGCCCGAGGACAACGAGCGCATGGTGCGCGAGACCGTCGAGCGCTTCGGGGCGCTGCACGTCGCCTGCAACAACGCCGGCATCGGCGGCGAGGTCAACCCCGTCGCCGACTACAGCGTCGAGGGCTGGCAGAAGATCATCGCCGTCAACCTCTCCAGCGTGTTCTACGCGATGAAGCACGAGATCCCCGCGATGCTGGCGGCCGGCGGCGGCGCGATCGTCAACATGGCGTCGATCCTCGGGGCGGTCGGCTGGGCGACGTCGGCGGGCTACGTCGCCGCCAAGCACGGCGTCCTGGGCCTGACGAAGTCGGCCGCGCTCGAGTACGCGTCCAAGGGCGTGCGCGTGAACGCGATAGGCCCGGCGTTCATCCGCACCCCGCTCATCGCGGCGCTAGAGGACGACAAGGCCGCGCACGACATGCTGGTGTCGCTGCACCCGATCGGCAGGCTGGGCGAGCCCGAGGAGGTGGCGTCGCTGGCGGTGTTCCTGGCGAGCGACGAGGCGTCGTTCGTGCACGGCGCGTACTTCCCGGTGGACGGCGGCTACCTGGCGCGTTGA
- a CDS encoding isocitrate/isopropylmalate dehydrogenase family protein, protein MPTICLIPGDGIGKEVVPAARRLLEATGLDLEFVEAEAGWATFNRTGTSVPAETLTKVTSSDATLAGAFTSPSHKVQGHQGAIRYMRRTLDLFSNLRPARSRPVPKCLPGIDMLMVRENTEGLYVENERRYAGGEIAIADAVVTRRASLRIARVALEQARRRRKRLAVIHKANVLPLTSGLFLETVMEVAREYPDVETYDVIVDAAAMKLVREPESFDVLVSTNLFGDILSDLMAGLTGGLGVAPSANVGERYAIFEPVHGSAPDIAGQGVANPTATMLTAAMMLDHLGFREEACRIEAAVDRVLAAGPVTRDLGGDATTEQFTDAVIAAYTSA, encoded by the coding sequence ATGCCTACCATCTGCCTCATCCCCGGTGACGGCATCGGGAAGGAGGTCGTGCCGGCCGCGCGCCGGCTCCTAGAGGCGACCGGCCTAGACCTGGAGTTCGTGGAGGCCGAGGCCGGCTGGGCCACCTTCAACCGCACCGGCACCAGCGTCCCGGCCGAGACGCTCACGAAGGTGACGAGCTCCGACGCGACGCTGGCCGGCGCGTTCACCAGCCCCTCCCACAAGGTCCAGGGCCACCAGGGCGCGATCCGCTACATGCGCCGCACCCTCGACCTGTTCTCGAACCTGCGCCCGGCGCGGTCCCGTCCCGTGCCCAAGTGCCTGCCGGGCATCGACATGCTCATGGTCAGGGAGAACACCGAGGGGCTCTACGTCGAGAACGAGCGCCGCTACGCGGGCGGCGAGATCGCCATCGCCGACGCGGTCGTCACGCGCCGGGCCAGCCTGCGCATCGCGCGCGTGGCGCTGGAGCAGGCGCGCCGGCGCCGCAAGCGCCTGGCCGTGATCCACAAGGCCAACGTCCTGCCCCTGACGTCGGGGCTGTTCCTCGAGACCGTCATGGAGGTCGCGAGGGAGTACCCCGACGTCGAGACCTACGACGTCATCGTCGACGCCGCCGCCATGAAGCTCGTGCGCGAGCCGGAGAGCTTCGACGTGCTCGTCTCGACGAACCTCTTCGGGGACATCCTCTCCGACCTCATGGCCGGCCTCACCGGCGGACTCGGCGTGGCGCCGAGCGCGAACGTTGGCGAGCGCTACGCGATCTTCGAGCCCGTGCACGGCAGCGCGCCGGACATCGCCGGCCAGGGCGTCGCCAACCCCACGGCCACGATGCTCACGGCCGCGATGATGCTCGACCACCTCGGCTTCAGGGAGGAGGCCTGCCGCATCGAGGCGGCCGTCGACCGGGTGCTGGCCGCGGGGCCCGTCACCCGCGACCTCGGCGGCGACGCCACCACCGAGCAGTTCACCGACGCGGTGATAGCGGCGTACACTTCCGCCTGA
- a CDS encoding peptidoglycan DD-metalloendopeptidase family protein has translation MRRRLPALLAAALLVGSFSAGQPVLDSPERRQLEADIQRYEQLQAQRSQELAEIEAALGATAAQLQERIEERNRVSAELAEKRREREGILARIGELEEQRRQTEERIAGLEVRLGEMRTRVSEVLVALYKQRGSPALFALSRSSSFAELRVRNHYVGLLSRQDADVIGELDSLLYALQMERQSLAEQEDQLRQAEAELAAAEAELSAAQERLDAIVADLESTREGQLALRADLIAEQQRLEASLGDLGAALDAEIARLREQERRDREEAARAAQDRERQLEAQRRADAAAEQLGELEAALQPLENGLVRPLDGARLITRFAEVNNSYIALQSPVENAAVHAVGPGVVLATNYLGANLGYLVAVEHGSGLRSIYVNLRPPVVHEDQIVARGDLLGYLGGGTLVHNDTLHFFMQRTAADGEATYVDPAPLLGW, from the coding sequence GTGAGGCGCCGTCTCCCCGCTCTCCTGGCCGCCGCCCTGCTCGTCGGGTCGTTCTCCGCCGGCCAGCCGGTGCTCGACTCGCCGGAGCGTCGTCAGCTCGAGGCGGACATACAGCGCTACGAGCAGCTCCAGGCCCAGCGGAGCCAGGAGCTGGCCGAGATCGAGGCGGCCCTGGGCGCCACCGCCGCCCAGCTCCAGGAGCGCATCGAGGAGCGCAACCGCGTCAGCGCCGAGCTCGCCGAGAAGCGCCGCGAGCGCGAGGGGATCCTCGCGCGGATCGGCGAGCTCGAGGAGCAGCGTCGGCAGACCGAGGAGCGCATCGCCGGTCTCGAGGTGCGCCTGGGCGAGATGCGCACGCGGGTCAGCGAGGTGCTCGTCGCCCTCTACAAGCAGCGCGGCTCTCCCGCGCTCTTCGCGCTCTCGCGCAGCAGCAGCTTCGCGGAGCTGAGGGTCAGGAACCACTACGTGGGGCTGCTCTCCCGGCAGGACGCCGACGTCATAGGCGAGCTCGACTCGCTCCTCTACGCCCTGCAGATGGAGCGCCAGAGCCTCGCCGAGCAGGAGGACCAGCTGAGGCAGGCGGAGGCCGAGCTGGCCGCCGCCGAGGCCGAGCTGTCCGCGGCGCAGGAGCGACTCGACGCCATCGTCGCCGACCTCGAGTCGACGCGCGAGGGCCAGCTCGCGCTGCGGGCCGACCTCATCGCCGAGCAGCAGCGGCTCGAGGCGAGCCTCGGGGACCTGGGGGCCGCCCTGGACGCCGAGATCGCGCGCCTCCGGGAGCAGGAGAGGCGGGACCGCGAGGAGGCGGCGCGCGCCGCGCAGGACCGCGAGCGGCAGCTGGAGGCGCAGCGCCGGGCGGACGCCGCCGCGGAGCAGCTGGGCGAGCTCGAGGCGGCGCTGCAGCCGCTCGAGAACGGCCTCGTCAGGCCCCTCGACGGCGCGCGCCTGATCACCCGCTTCGCCGAGGTCAACAACTCCTACATCGCGCTGCAGTCGCCGGTCGAGAACGCCGCCGTTCACGCGGTCGGCCCCGGCGTGGTGCTGGCGACGAACTACCTCGGTGCGAACCTCGGCTACCTAGTTGCCGTCGAGCACGGCAGCGGTTTGCGCAGCATCTACGTGAACCTCCGGCCGCCGGTGGTGCACGAGGACCAGATAGTGGCGCGCGGCGACCTGCTCGGCTACCTTGGTGGCGGGACGCTGGTCCATAACGACACGTTGCACTTCTTCATGCAACGTACCGCTGCTGACGGCGAGGCCACCTACGTGGACCCCGCACCGCTGCTCGGTTGGTGA
- a CDS encoding HAMP domain-containing protein, with the protein MDYVVVVLSPLPEDLTGITSFVAQRFKIPEDRAAQLLRRVPGPVTKPVAEAQARTVAAILAEAGLEVELREGGVDGPAVPFAAPAPPADAGDREAGAPSETAPPGQPFDPRAEGLGIGPSPARVRAAEEEGRAAEAETGAAEDGVGAAEEAVAPGERAAGSSHEAAAEGGSAERAPEADDGPEEAARSTQAPPAGTTTTTPPRDPTKTTLVREPPDVDRRGLRRRIATAATLPAVLTLLAALVVLSATLLPALRAQQLERAQGTATAVAATIEGLSGGLPASSPVIRARLVGVQDRAAAELADQGVAFVAVVGADGRTVLGWEGRGDQLSPATSGLVEEAARGALPLPEAGWVDSLSRTWGTLLTVVGLREAEPVVAAARMERLGSPLGTVVVGVDPSGLRDDLGRVLLTALLVGLVPVLFAVLAALSLTRGITDAVRYLLVATDRISHGDLEQPVELRRDDELGQIARAVERMRISLREGLERLRRRR; encoded by the coding sequence ATGGACTACGTGGTCGTCGTCCTCAGCCCCTTGCCGGAGGACCTGACAGGGATCACGAGCTTCGTGGCGCAGCGCTTCAAGATCCCGGAGGACCGCGCGGCGCAGCTCCTGCGCCGCGTGCCGGGGCCGGTCACGAAGCCCGTCGCGGAGGCGCAGGCGCGCACCGTGGCGGCGATCCTCGCCGAGGCCGGCCTGGAGGTCGAGCTGCGCGAGGGCGGCGTCGACGGGCCCGCCGTGCCCTTCGCCGCGCCGGCGCCGCCGGCGGACGCCGGGGACCGCGAGGCGGGGGCGCCGAGCGAGACCGCGCCGCCGGGGCAGCCGTTCGACCCGCGCGCCGAGGGGCTGGGCATCGGCCCGTCGCCGGCCCGGGTCCGCGCCGCCGAGGAGGAGGGGCGGGCGGCGGAGGCCGAGACCGGCGCCGCCGAGGACGGGGTAGGCGCCGCCGAGGAGGCGGTCGCCCCGGGCGAGCGGGCCGCGGGGTCCTCGCACGAGGCCGCTGCCGAGGGAGGGAGCGCCGAGCGCGCTCCGGAGGCGGACGACGGGCCCGAGGAGGCCGCCCGCTCCACGCAGGCCCCGCCGGCCGGCACGACGACGACCACGCCGCCGCGCGACCCCACGAAGACCACCCTGGTGCGCGAGCCGCCCGACGTCGACAGGCGCGGCCTGCGCCGCCGCATCGCCACGGCCGCGACGCTGCCGGCGGTGCTCACGCTGCTCGCCGCGCTCGTCGTCCTGAGCGCCACGCTCCTGCCGGCCCTGCGCGCCCAGCAGCTCGAGCGCGCCCAGGGCACGGCGACGGCGGTGGCGGCCACGATCGAGGGCCTCTCCGGCGGCCTGCCGGCGTCGTCCCCGGTGATCAGGGCGCGGCTCGTCGGCGTGCAGGACCGGGCCGCTGCCGAGCTCGCCGACCAGGGCGTGGCGTTCGTCGCCGTCGTGGGCGCCGACGGGCGGACGGTGCTCGGCTGGGAGGGGCGGGGCGACCAGCTCTCGCCGGCGACGAGCGGGCTCGTCGAGGAGGCCGCCAGGGGCGCCTTGCCGCTGCCCGAGGCCGGCTGGGTGGACTCGCTCTCGCGCACCTGGGGGACGCTGCTCACGGTCGTCGGCCTACGCGAGGCCGAGCCGGTGGTGGCCGCCGCGCGCATGGAGCGCCTCGGCTCGCCGCTGGGCACCGTGGTCGTGGGCGTGGACCCTTCGGGCCTGCGCGACGACCTCGGTCGCGTGCTGCTGACCGCGCTGCTCGTGGGCCTGGTCCCCGTGCTGTTCGCCGTGCTCGCCGCGCTCTCGCTCACGCGCGGCATCACCGACGCCGTGCGCTACCTGCTGGTGGCCACCGACCGCATCAGCCATGGCGACCTGGAGCAGCCCGTGGAGCTGAGGCGCGACGACGAGCTGGGGCAGATCGCCAGGGCCGTGGAGCGCATGCGCATCAGCCTGCGCGAGGGGCTGGAGCGTCTCAGGCGCCGGCGCTGA
- the glyA gene encoding serine hydroxymethyltransferase, with the protein MQRDATVFDLIAREHERQRAGLELIASENFVSRQVLEAVGSVLTNKYAEGYPGKRYYGGCEFVDEVERLAIARCNELFGSTWANVQPHSGSSANLATYYALLQPGDRVLGMDLAHGGHLTHGSPVNFSGIYYEVRGYPVDRETERIDYDELARIAEEFRPRLIIAGASAYSRLIDFARFRQVADAVGAYLMADIAHIAGPVAVGLHPHPLPHAHVVTSTTHKTLRGPRGGLILGQDEEVGAKVARTIFPGTQGGPLMHVIAGKAVAFGEALTEEFREYTRRVLENAAALARALAERGYRIVSGGTDNHMFVVDLRPQGLKGNKASNLLDAALITVSKSMIPYDPEKPWVTSGIRIGTPAITTRGFTAEDMPVIAELIDETLSGADPAKVAARVRELTDARPLPA; encoded by the coding sequence ATGCAGCGCGACGCCACGGTCTTCGACCTCATCGCCCGCGAGCACGAGCGCCAGCGCGCGGGCCTGGAGCTCATAGCCTCCGAGAACTTCGTGTCACGCCAGGTCCTGGAGGCCGTGGGGTCGGTGCTGACGAACAAGTACGCCGAGGGCTACCCGGGCAAGCGCTACTACGGCGGCTGCGAGTTCGTCGACGAGGTCGAGCGCCTGGCGATCGCTCGCTGCAACGAGCTCTTCGGCTCCACCTGGGCGAACGTGCAGCCGCACTCCGGCTCGAGCGCGAACCTGGCGACCTACTACGCGCTGCTCCAGCCGGGCGACAGGGTCCTCGGCATGGACCTCGCCCACGGCGGCCACCTCACGCACGGCTCGCCCGTGAACTTCTCGGGCATCTACTACGAGGTGAGGGGCTACCCGGTCGACCGCGAGACCGAGCGCATCGACTACGACGAGCTCGCCAGGATCGCCGAGGAGTTCCGGCCCAGGCTGATCATCGCCGGGGCGTCGGCGTACAGCCGCCTCATCGACTTCGCGCGCTTCCGCCAGGTCGCCGACGCGGTGGGCGCCTACCTCATGGCCGACATCGCGCACATCGCCGGGCCGGTCGCCGTCGGCCTCCACCCGCACCCGCTGCCCCACGCGCACGTCGTGACGAGCACGACGCACAAGACGCTGCGCGGCCCGCGCGGCGGGCTGATCCTCGGCCAGGACGAGGAGGTGGGGGCCAAGGTGGCGCGGACGATCTTCCCCGGCACGCAGGGCGGGCCGCTGATGCACGTGATCGCCGGCAAGGCCGTCGCCTTCGGCGAGGCGCTCACCGAGGAGTTCCGGGAGTACACGCGGCGCGTGCTCGAGAACGCCGCCGCGCTGGCGCGGGCGCTGGCGGAGCGCGGCTACCGCATCGTCTCGGGCGGCACCGACAACCACATGTTCGTCGTCGACCTCAGGCCGCAGGGCCTCAAGGGCAACAAGGCCAGCAACCTGCTCGACGCCGCGCTGATCACGGTGAGCAAGAGCATGATCCCCTACGACCCCGAGAAGCCGTGGGTCACCTCCGGCATCAGGATCGGCACGCCGGCGATCACCACGCGCGGGTTCACCGCCGAGGACATGCCCGTGATCGCCGAGCTCATCGACGAGACGCTGAGCGGCGCCGACCCGGCCAAGGTCGCGGCGCGCGTGCGCGAGCTCACGGACGCGCGGCCGCTGCCGGCCTGA
- a CDS encoding DUF4388 domain-containing protein, protein MTSLSGRLGPGALADLLQYMALSRASGCLLLRHPQQRQAYVYLESGRVVFVDARPLHDVAALSELLGWQDGRFAFRAGVPSPRRTLDMPMEALLLEAARRADEPANGAVDPDSVLTAVSGEPADPPRSSLAGPLARDAYGDGPFGPVRVLGEVGDAYLGVGVAAPESVSLSLAALHLWRRLDGVSSLRQLAAASGRPLAEVVAAGDELLGCGLARFESVAVADPRFPQELAREAVDLLGPVGAIVVEDALYELGLSADAVPVGRVGELVAAIESAFGDAAARQEFARRAAELRDMFALDPVPAGRQ, encoded by the coding sequence GTGACGAGTCTCAGCGGGCGCCTCGGACCCGGGGCGCTGGCCGACCTGCTGCAGTACATGGCGCTCTCGCGCGCCTCGGGCTGCCTGCTGCTGCGTCACCCGCAGCAGCGGCAGGCGTACGTCTACCTGGAGAGCGGCCGCGTCGTGTTCGTCGACGCCAGGCCGCTCCACGACGTCGCGGCGCTGAGCGAGCTGCTCGGCTGGCAGGACGGCCGCTTCGCCTTCCGCGCCGGCGTGCCGTCGCCGCGGCGGACCCTCGACATGCCCATGGAGGCGCTGCTGCTCGAGGCCGCGCGGCGCGCCGACGAGCCCGCGAACGGGGCCGTCGACCCCGACTCGGTCCTCACGGCGGTCAGCGGCGAGCCCGCCGACCCGCCGCGCTCGTCCCTGGCCGGCCCGCTGGCGCGCGACGCGTACGGCGACGGGCCGTTCGGCCCCGTCCGCGTCCTCGGCGAGGTCGGCGACGCCTACCTGGGCGTCGGCGTGGCCGCGCCGGAGAGCGTGTCGCTCTCGCTCGCGGCCCTGCACCTGTGGCGGCGCCTCGACGGCGTCTCCAGCCTGCGCCAGCTGGCCGCGGCGTCGGGCCGGCCCCTGGCCGAGGTCGTCGCCGCCGGCGACGAGCTGCTCGGGTGCGGCCTGGCCCGCTTCGAGTCGGTGGCCGTCGCCGACCCGCGCTTCCCGCAGGAGCTGGCCAGGGAGGCCGTCGACCTGCTCGGACCGGTGGGCGCGATCGTCGTGGAGGACGCCCTCTACGAGCTGGGGCTCAGCGCCGACGCCGTGCCGGTGGGCCGCGTGGGCGAGCTCGTCGCGGCGATCGAGTCGGCCTTCGGCGACGCCGCCGCCCGCCAGGAGTTCGCGCGACGCGCGGCCGAGCTGAGGGACATGTTCGCGCTCGACCCCGTGCCAGCCGGGAGGCAGTGA